From a region of the Pseudomonadaceae bacterium SI-3 genome:
- a CDS encoding glycolate oxidase subunit GlcE, which yields MTVSFDDSQQLLDQVNQALASNTPLRIQGGGSKAFLGREVQGTLLDTRAHRGIVTYDPTELVVSVRAGTPLAELEAALDEANQMLPCEPPHLGEGATVGGMIAAGLSGPRRPWSGSVRDFVLGTRVITGLGKHLRFGGEVMKNVAGYDLSRLMAGSFGCLGVITEVSLKVLPKPRLCRSLRVEMPVDRALLKLAEWGQQPVPITAASHDGQALHLRLEGGEGSVNAACDRIGGETLDVGYWNELREQRLGFFGDARPLWRLSLPTDTPVLALPGEQLIDWAGAQRWLKSDADAQTIRAIVSEVGGHAICFTAGATTSPFQPLAEPLLRYHRQLKTALDPQGIFNPGRMYSEV from the coding sequence ATGACGGTTTCCTTCGACGACAGCCAGCAGCTGCTCGACCAGGTCAACCAGGCGTTGGCCAGCAACACCCCGCTGCGCATTCAGGGCGGCGGCAGCAAGGCGTTTCTCGGCCGCGAGGTGCAGGGCACGCTGCTCGACACCCGCGCGCATCGCGGCATCGTCACCTACGACCCGACCGAGCTGGTGGTCAGTGTTCGCGCCGGCACCCCGTTGGCGGAGCTGGAAGCCGCGCTCGACGAGGCCAACCAGATGCTGCCGTGCGAACCGCCGCATCTGGGCGAAGGGGCCACGGTTGGCGGGATGATCGCCGCTGGCCTGTCCGGTCCGCGCCGGCCCTGGTCCGGCTCTGTGCGCGACTTTGTGCTCGGCACACGCGTAATTACTGGCCTCGGTAAACATTTGCGTTTCGGCGGCGAAGTGATGAAGAACGTCGCCGGCTATGACCTGTCACGGCTGATGGCGGGCAGCTTCGGCTGTCTTGGCGTGATCACTGAAGTCTCGCTGAAAGTGCTGCCCAAGCCGCGTCTGTGCCGCAGCCTGCGGGTCGAGATGCCGGTCGACCGTGCGTTGCTCAAGCTCGCCGAGTGGGGGCAGCAACCGGTGCCGATCACGGCGGCAAGCCATGACGGACAGGCGCTGCATCTGCGTCTCGAAGGCGGCGAAGGGTCGGTCAATGCCGCGTGCGACCGTATCGGTGGCGAGACGCTGGACGTTGGCTACTGGAATGAACTGCGCGAACAGCGCCTGGGTTTCTTCGGTGATGCCCGTCCGCTGTGGCGTCTGTCGCTGCCTACCGATACCCCGGTGCTGGCGCTACCCGGCGAGCAGCTGATTGACTGGGCAGGCGCCCAGCGCTGGCTGAAATCCGATGCCGATGCGCAAACCATTCGCGCCATCGTCAGTGAAGTCGGCGGTCATGCCATCTGCTTTACCGCTGGCGCGACCACCAGCCCGTTTCAGCCATTGGCTGAGCCGCTGCTGCGTTACCA
- a CDS encoding glycolate oxidase subunit GlcD, whose product MNILYDERVDGELPKVDKAALLAELKAQLPDMDILHRGEDLKPYECDGLSAYRTTPMLVVLPERIEQVETLLKIAHKRGVPVVARGAGTGLSGGALPLEQGILLVMARFNKILEVDPAGRFARVQPGVRNLAISQAAAPYDLYYAPDPSSQIACSIGGNVAENAGGVHCLKYGLTVHNLLKVEILTVEGERMVLGSDALDSPGFDLLALFTGSEGMLGIVTEVTVKLLPKPQVAKVLLAAFDSVEKAGRAVGDIIAAGIIPGGLEMMDNLSIRAAEDFIHAGYPVDAEAILLCELDGVEADVHDDCARVGEVLKLAGATEVRLAKDEAERVKFWAGRKNAFPAVGRISPDYYCMDGTIPRRELPGVLKGISDLSDEYGLRVANVFHAGDGNMHPLILFDANTEGELERAEALGGKILELCVKVGGSITGEHGVGREKINQMCAQFNADELTLFHAVKAAFDPSGLLNPGKNIPTLHRCAEFGGMHVHGGQLPFPELERF is encoded by the coding sequence ATGAATATCCTCTACGACGAACGCGTCGATGGTGAGCTGCCCAAGGTCGACAAAGCGGCATTGCTTGCCGAGCTCAAGGCGCAATTGCCCGACATGGACATTCTCCATCGCGGCGAAGACCTCAAGCCTTACGAGTGCGATGGTCTTTCCGCTTACCGCACCACGCCGATGCTGGTGGTGCTGCCCGAGCGCATCGAACAGGTCGAAACCCTGCTGAAGATTGCCCACAAGCGTGGTGTGCCGGTTGTGGCGCGAGGCGCGGGAACCGGGTTGTCGGGCGGTGCGTTGCCGCTGGAGCAGGGCATCCTTCTGGTCATGGCGCGTTTCAACAAGATCCTCGAAGTCGACCCGGCCGGTCGCTTCGCTCGCGTCCAGCCCGGCGTGCGTAATCTGGCGATTTCCCAAGCGGCGGCGCCCTATGACCTTTATTACGCCCCGGATCCCTCGTCACAGATCGCCTGCTCCATCGGCGGCAACGTCGCCGAGAACGCCGGTGGTGTGCACTGCCTGAAATACGGGCTGACGGTGCATAACCTGCTCAAGGTCGAGATCCTCACCGTCGAGGGCGAGCGCATGGTGCTGGGCTCCGACGCGCTGGACTCACCCGGCTTCGACCTGCTGGCGCTGTTTACCGGTTCCGAGGGCATGCTCGGCATCGTCACCGAGGTCACGGTCAAGCTGCTGCCCAAGCCGCAGGTGGCCAAGGTGCTGCTGGCGGCATTCGATTCGGTGGAAAAGGCCGGCCGCGCGGTGGGCGATATCATCGCGGCCGGCATCATCCCAGGTGGCTTGGAAATGATGGACAACCTGTCGATCCGCGCCGCCGAAGACTTTATCCACGCCGGGTATCCGGTGGACGCCGAGGCGATCCTGCTCTGCGAGCTGGATGGTGTCGAAGCCGACGTCCATGATGACTGCGCCCGTGTGGGCGAGGTGCTCAAGCTAGCCGGCGCCACCGAAGTGCGGCTGGCCAAGGACGAGGCCGAGCGGGTCAAGTTCTGGGCCGGACGCAAGAACGCCTTCCCGGCGGTCGGGCGGATTTCGCCAGACTACTACTGCATGGACGGCACCATCCCGCGCCGCGAGCTGCCGGGCGTGCTCAAGGGCATCAGTGATCTTTCCGACGAATACGGCCTGCGTGTGGCCAACGTGTTCCACGCCGGGGACGGCAACATGCACCCGCTGATCCTGTTCGATGCCAACACCGAAGGCGAGCTGGAGCGCGCCGAGGCGCTGGGCGGCAAGATTTTGGAACTCTGCGTCAAGGTGGGAGGCTCGATCACCGGCGAGCATGGCGTCGGGCGCGAGAAGATCAACCAGATGTGCGCCCAGTTCAACGCCGACGAGCTGACGCTGTTCCACGCGGTAAAGGCGGCGTTCGACCCCAGCGGCCTGCTCAACCCCGGTAAGAACATCCCGACACTGCATCGCTGCGCCGAATTCGGCGGCATGCACGTCCATGGCGGGCAGTTGCCTTTCCCTGAACTGGAGCGCTTCTGA